The DNA segment TACAGCCGGAAAAGAAGAGCTGATGACATTAAGCGGCATCGGCGAGTCCCGGGCCGGCGACATTATCCGCTACCGCACGGAAAACGGCGGTTTTAAAAAGATTGAAGAGATTAAAAACGTCCCAGGCATCAAGGATGCCATGTTTCAGAAGATAAAGGACAGTATCACAGTTTGAAGTGGGAGGAAGAGATGGCTAAAGTTTTGGTGGTTGACGATGAAAAACTGATTGTGAAAGGAATCCGGTTCAGCCTGGAGCAGGACGGATATGAGGTGGACTGCGCCTATGACGGCGAGGAAGCCATAGAGATGGCAAAGGCAAAAGAGTATGATGTGGTGCTTTTAGATGTGATGCTTCCAAAGCATGACGGGCTTGAGGTGTGCCAGACCATCCGGGAGTTTTCCGAGATGCCGATCATCATGCTGACGGCCAAGGGCGGCGACATGGATAAGATCCTGGGCCTGGAATACGGCGCCGACGACTATATCACAAAGCCCTTCAACATTTTGGAGGTGAAAGCCAGGATCAAGGCCATCATGCGGCGCAATTCCAAGAAAGCCGGGAGAGGCGCAAAGCAGGAGACCCACACGGTAGTCTGCGGCGATTTGAAGCTTGACCGGGAGGGGCGGCGTGTCTTCATAAAGGAGCGGGAGATCAACCTGACGGCGAAGGAATTCGACCTTTTAGAGCTTTTGGTGACGAACCCCAACAAGGTGTACAGCAGAGAGGCGCTTCTCGGATACGTCTGGGGAAATAAAGCCATGGATACGGGCGATGTGCGAACCGTGGACGTCCATGTGAGGCGTTTAAGAGAGAAGATCGAGCCAAGCCCCAGCGACCCCAAATACGTTCATACAAAATGGGGCGTCGGCTATTATTTCAGAGCATAAGAAAAGGAGAATCCCATGACGGAATTTATCATACGCGGAGTAAAGAGCGAAGACCTGGAAGAAGTGACGGCCGTGGAGGCGGCCTGCTTCCCGGCGGCAGAGGCGGCAGGAAAGAAGGCCCTTGAAAGCCGGATCGGGACGTTTCCGGAGAGCTTTTTTGTGGCTGTCCATGACGGAAAAATCATCGGCTTCATCAACGGATGCGTCACCGACGAACAGACGATCCGTGACGAAATGTTCGAGGACAGCAATTTACATAATCCCAAAGGCGGCTATCAGAGCATTTTCGGGCTGGACGTGATGCCGGAATTCCGAGGACAGGGAATTGCGGCTGCGCTGATGCGGCATTTGATTGCGGACGCCGGAAAGAAGGAGAGAAAAGGACTGATCTTAACCTGCAAGGCTCGTTTGATTCATTATTATGAGTCCTTCGGATACCGGAATCTCGGCGTGTCGAAGTCCGTTCACGGCGGCGCCGTGTGGTACGACATGCTTCTGGAATTTTAGAAAGGGCCGCAGGAAACGATGAAAATTACGGTAATCGCAGTCGGGAAAATTAAGGAAAAGTTCTTTGAGCAGGCCGTGGCCGAATACGGAAAGCGGCTTGGAAGCTACTGCAAGCTGGAAATCGTGCAGGTGGCCGACGAGAAGACGCCGGACAGGCTGGACGGCGCCCTGGCGGAACAGGTAAAGGAAAAGGAAGGCGCCAGGATACTCTCCCATGTGAAGGACGGCGCTTATGTGATTGCTCTGGCGGTGGAGGGAAAGATGATGAGCTCCGAGGAGCTGGCAGACAAAATCGACAGCCTCGGCATCGGCGGCGTAAGCCATATTCAGTTTATTATAGGCGGCTCACTGGGGCTTTCGGAGGCCGTCATGCGGCGGGCCGATTTTTCCTTGAGCTTTTCCAGGATGACGTTTCCCCACCAGCTCATGCGGGTGATTCTTTTGGAGCAGATTTACAGGAGCTACCGGATCAGCCTGGGGATGCCGTATCATAAGTGATGGAAGGGGGAAGCCCGATGTTTTATGGGAAACTTCCGATTTTGCTTCTGGCTGAAGTGTCCAGTCAGTCTATGAATTCAACAAACAGTCAAATTGCAGCGTATCTTCTTGAGCATTTGGATGAAGTGAGAAATACCTCAATTAAAGAGTTGGCAAGGAAGTGTTTTGTATCGCCTAGTTCCATCAGTCGATTCTGTCGTGATATGGGATTAAATGACTTTGCGGAACTAAGGGAGCTGATTGCTGAGACGGATTTGAAATTTGAAGTCGGATCTCAGGCTGAGGACAGCGAGAAGCAGAAAAAAGATTATGTAGATCAGGTTTTGGAAGGAATTTCCAGGGTTGGAAACAGTTTGGATATGGTCCAGGTGGAAAAGCTGGTGAATGATATCCACATGCATAAAAAGGTTTCTGTCTTTGGTTTGCTTAAAGCGGAAACCGTAGCCATGAATCTTCAGACAGATTTGCAGATGCTGGGTAAGCAGGTGAATTCTAAGGTACATTTTTCACAGCAGATTGAATATCTGGAGCAGGCCGATGAAGAGGACTTAATCATCATTTTCAGCTATACGGGGATTTATTTCGACTATGAATATTCGCAGAACAGGATCCATCCGAATATAAAACGGCCTAAAATTTATTTCATAACAGGGAATCCTTATGTAAAAAAGAATGCATTCTTAAAT comes from the Eubacteriaceae bacterium Marseille-Q4139 genome and includes:
- a CDS encoding response regulator transcription factor, with product MAKVLVVDDEKLIVKGIRFSLEQDGYEVDCAYDGEEAIEMAKAKEYDVVLLDVMLPKHDGLEVCQTIREFSEMPIIMLTAKGGDMDKILGLEYGADDYITKPFNILEVKARIKAIMRRNSKKAGRGAKQETHTVVCGDLKLDREGRRVFIKEREINLTAKEFDLLELLVTNPNKVYSREALLGYVWGNKAMDTGDVRTVDVHVRRLREKIEPSPSDPKYVHTKWGVGYYFRA
- the rlmH gene encoding 23S rRNA (pseudouridine(1915)-N(3))-methyltransferase RlmH, coding for MKITVIAVGKIKEKFFEQAVAEYGKRLGSYCKLEIVQVADEKTPDRLDGALAEQVKEKEGARILSHVKDGAYVIALAVEGKMMSSEELADKIDSLGIGGVSHIQFIIGGSLGLSEAVMRRADFSLSFSRMTFPHQLMRVILLEQIYRSYRISLGMPYHK
- a CDS encoding MurR/RpiR family transcriptional regulator yields the protein MFYGKLPILLLAEVSSQSMNSTNSQIAAYLLEHLDEVRNTSIKELARKCFVSPSSISRFCRDMGLNDFAELRELIAETDLKFEVGSQAEDSEKQKKDYVDQVLEGISRVGNSLDMVQVEKLVNDIHMHKKVSVFGLLKAETVAMNLQTDLQMLGKQVNSKVHFSQQIEYLEQADEEDLIIIFSYTGIYFDYEYSQNRIHPNIKRPKIYFITGNPYVKKNAFLNEVIHFSSRQNQPSHPYQLQVAADIIAQAYAHYRLKQFQDKKEI
- a CDS encoding GNAT family N-acetyltransferase; translation: MTEFIIRGVKSEDLEEVTAVEAACFPAAEAAGKKALESRIGTFPESFFVAVHDGKIIGFINGCVTDEQTIRDEMFEDSNLHNPKGGYQSIFGLDVMPEFRGQGIAAALMRHLIADAGKKERKGLILTCKARLIHYYESFGYRNLGVSKSVHGGAVWYDMLLEF